One Sphaerisporangium krabiense DNA segment encodes these proteins:
- the scpB gene encoding SMC-Scp complex subunit ScpB: MTPEDATGVPALQDGAALRAALEAILLVVDEPVAEVTLAQVLERPVREVVETLRELSAEYTRDDRGFDLREVAGGWRFYTRADQAAHVERFVRDGQQTRLTQAALETLAVVAYRQPVNRARVAAIRGVNSDGVMRTLVARGLVEEAGTDPESQAVLYRTSSYFLERLGLRSLDELPALAPFLPDDVETLEERQK; encoded by the coding sequence ATGACTCCTGAGGACGCCACGGGCGTCCCCGCCCTCCAGGACGGGGCGGCCCTGCGCGCCGCCCTGGAGGCGATCCTGCTCGTCGTCGACGAGCCGGTGGCCGAGGTCACCCTGGCGCAGGTGCTGGAGCGTCCGGTGCGCGAGGTCGTCGAGACCCTGCGTGAGCTGTCGGCGGAATACACGCGCGACGACCGTGGTTTCGATCTTCGAGAGGTGGCGGGCGGCTGGCGTTTCTACACGCGGGCCGACCAAGCCGCCCACGTGGAGCGTTTCGTCCGCGACGGGCAGCAGACGCGGCTGACGCAGGCCGCGCTGGAGACGCTCGCGGTCGTCGCCTACCGGCAGCCGGTCAACCGGGCCCGGGTCGCCGCGATCCGGGGCGTCAACAGCGACGGTGTCATGCGCACCCTCGTGGCGCGCGGCCTGGTGGAAGAGGCCGGCACCGACCCCGAGAGCCAGGCGGTGCTCTACCGCACGAGCTCGTACTTCCTGGAGAGGCTGGGGCTGCGGAGTCTCGACGAGCTCCCCGCGCTCGCCCCGTTCCTCCCCGACGACGTGGAAACCTTAGAGGAGCGACAGAAGTGA
- a CDS encoding cation diffusion facilitator family transporter translates to MNDGQTAGAARRNGGKESFLTVLVAAGVNLAIAVAKFVAGLLSGSSAMLSEAAHSAADTVTEILLLLSVRRAEKPADPRHPFGYGKAGFFWALMAAGATLVIGAGFSMTHGVQTIREGEELGDLRVSFAVLAISFVLEAISFLRALHQVRGEARRLRVSPGRYVARTADTAVKAVVFEDAAALAGILIAALGLVGALLTGSALWDGLASVVIGLLLLGVALHLIRANASLLIGQAASPRLREAIEDELTSHDEVSQVVELLTMMLGPNDVLVAAKVDFVDECTGARLEAAADRMESRLMERFPRVSHVFLDPTPGRAAGTVSPPLAGGET, encoded by the coding sequence ATGAACGACGGACAGACCGCCGGCGCGGCGCGGCGGAACGGCGGCAAGGAAAGCTTCCTCACCGTTCTGGTCGCCGCCGGTGTCAACCTGGCGATCGCGGTGGCCAAGTTCGTGGCCGGGCTGCTCAGCGGCTCCTCCGCGATGCTGTCGGAGGCGGCGCACTCGGCCGCCGACACCGTGACCGAGATCCTCCTGCTGCTGTCGGTGCGGCGCGCCGAGAAGCCCGCCGACCCCCGCCACCCCTTCGGCTACGGCAAGGCCGGGTTCTTCTGGGCGCTCATGGCCGCCGGGGCCACGCTGGTCATCGGCGCCGGGTTCTCCATGACGCACGGCGTGCAGACGATCAGGGAGGGCGAGGAGCTCGGCGACCTGCGCGTCTCCTTCGCCGTCCTCGCCATCTCGTTCGTCCTGGAGGCGATCTCCTTCCTGCGCGCCCTGCACCAGGTGCGCGGCGAGGCGCGCCGCCTGCGCGTCAGCCCCGGCCGGTACGTCGCCCGGACCGCCGACACCGCCGTCAAGGCCGTGGTGTTCGAGGACGCCGCGGCGCTGGCCGGCATCCTGATCGCGGCGCTCGGCCTGGTCGGCGCCCTGCTCACCGGGTCCGCGCTGTGGGACGGCCTGGCCTCGGTGGTGATCGGCCTGCTGCTGCTCGGCGTCGCGCTGCACCTGATCCGCGCCAACGCCTCGCTGCTGATCGGCCAGGCGGCCTCGCCGCGGCTGCGCGAGGCGATCGAGGACGAGCTGACCTCCCACGACGAGGTCAGCCAGGTGGTCGAGCTGCTGACGATGATGCTCGGGCCCAACGACGTGCTGGTCGCCGCGAAGGTCGACTTCGTGGACGAGTGCACGGGCGCGCGCCTGGAGGCGGCGGCCGACCGGATGGAGAGCCGCCTGATGGAGCGCTTCCCCCGGGTCAGCCACGTCTTCCTCGACCCCACGCCCGGCCGCGCCGCCGGCACGGTCTCCCCGCCGCTCGCCGGCGGGGAGACCTGA
- a CDS encoding MFS transporter, with protein MGGAAVLLAALDAYVVVTVLVDIAKDAGVPVNHLERVTPVVTGFLLGYVAAMPLLGRLSDRYGRRPLVQACLAGFAAGSAVTALAGSIPLLTAGRTLQGIAGGALLPITMALIGDLWDERARPIALGAVGAAQELGSVLGPLYGAGVAAAIGWRGIFWINIPLALLAAVAVHRTLPGTGPGSGAKTGPGTGPGSGAKTGPGTGAETGGRGAGRVRIDVVGGLLLALALGLLVAGLYNPEPDKAALPAWGPAAIGAGLAVGVAFVLWERRAPVRLLDMSGVRRLPFSGALVTSFLAGAALLVTLVDAQLVAQTLLGRDAVGGALVLSRFLVALAVTAFAGGPLVRRFGERAVAVAGMALATAGYVLISQWPVALADAHYPLGLARTDVDLAVAGLGLGLVIAPVSSAVLRLSPADRHGLVSAAVVVARMMGMLLGVAALSAWGFHRFQSLTAGLDTPLPFGVEPAEYARRLAAYTAEVTRALHQEYTEIFLLTAVVCAAGALAALTLPGRRRERT; from the coding sequence GTGGGCGGGGCGGCGGTGCTGCTCGCCGCCCTGGACGCCTACGTCGTGGTCACCGTGCTGGTGGACATCGCCAAGGACGCCGGGGTGCCGGTCAACCACCTGGAGCGCGTCACCCCGGTCGTCACCGGCTTCCTGCTCGGGTACGTCGCCGCGATGCCGCTGCTCGGCCGCCTGTCGGACCGGTACGGCCGCAGGCCGCTCGTCCAGGCGTGCCTGGCGGGCTTCGCGGCGGGCTCGGCCGTGACGGCGCTCGCGGGCTCGATCCCCCTGCTGACGGCGGGCCGCACCCTGCAGGGCATCGCCGGGGGCGCGCTGCTCCCGATCACCATGGCGCTGATCGGCGACCTGTGGGACGAGCGCGCCCGCCCGATCGCGCTCGGCGCCGTCGGCGCGGCCCAGGAGCTCGGCAGCGTCCTCGGCCCCCTGTACGGCGCCGGGGTCGCCGCCGCGATCGGCTGGCGCGGCATCTTCTGGATCAACATCCCCCTGGCCCTGCTCGCCGCCGTGGCCGTCCACCGGACGCTGCCCGGGACCGGCCCCGGATCGGGAGCCAAGACCGGTCCAGGCACCGGCCCCGGGTCCGGCGCCAAGACCGGCCCAGGGACCGGCGCTGAGACCGGTGGACGCGGCGCGGGCCGGGTCCGGATCGACGTGGTCGGCGGACTGCTGCTCGCGCTGGCCCTCGGCCTGCTCGTGGCCGGGCTCTACAACCCCGAGCCGGACAAGGCGGCCCTGCCCGCGTGGGGCCCGGCCGCGATCGGGGCGGGCCTGGCGGTGGGCGTGGCGTTCGTGCTGTGGGAGCGGCGCGCCCCGGTCCGGCTGCTGGACATGAGCGGCGTGCGGCGCCTGCCGTTCTCCGGGGCCCTGGTGACGAGCTTCCTGGCCGGGGCCGCGCTGCTGGTGACGCTGGTGGACGCGCAGCTCGTCGCGCAGACCCTGCTCGGCAGGGACGCCGTGGGCGGAGCCCTGGTGCTGTCGCGGTTCCTGGTCGCGCTGGCCGTGACGGCGTTCGCGGGCGGCCCGCTGGTGCGCCGCTTCGGCGAGCGGGCTGTGGCCGTGGCCGGGATGGCGCTGGCCACCGCCGGGTACGTCCTGATCTCGCAGTGGCCGGTGGCGCTCGCCGACGCCCACTATCCCCTGGGCCTGGCCCGCACCGATGTGGACCTGGCCGTCGCCGGGCTCGGGCTGGGCCTGGTGATCGCGCCGGTGTCCTCGGCCGTGCTGCGCCTCAGCCCGGCCGACCGGCACGGGCTGGTCTCGGCGGCGGTGGTGGTGGCGCGCATGATGGGCATGCTGCTCGGCGTCGCCGCGCTGTCGGCGTGGGGGTTCCACCGCTTCCAGTCGCTGACGGCCGGGCTGGACACGCCGCTGCCGTTCGGCGTGGAACCCGCCGAGTACGCCCGGCGCCTGGCCGCCTACACCGCCGAGGTCACCCGGGCGCTGCACCAGGAGTACACCGAGATCTTCCTGCTCACCGCGGTCGTCTGCGCGGCCGGCGCGCTGGCGGCCCTCACCCTGCCGGGACGGCGGCGCGAGCGGACGTGA
- a CDS encoding LppX_LprAFG lipoprotein, which translates to MSNRSAESPTSPAARRRTPRVRALVTLLAALCLAAACSSQAELPAGPDLMKRSAEAMRSVKSVAFAIATEGKPPVPLKRAEGSLITKGDAKGTVQIEVLGMLQELAFVLTGDTVYFKGPTGGYQTMTRAQLAQIYDPSAILDPDKGVARLLSGATGATTEAAEDVEGSRAYRVAATLPRDVVTAVVPGVRQEVKGTLWVDTASGRLVKASLPISEGANSGTVLVTLTDYDAPVTIATPAT; encoded by the coding sequence GTGTCGAACAGGTCCGCTGAATCGCCGACGTCGCCCGCAGCCAGGCGGCGCACTCCTCGTGTCCGCGCGCTCGTGACGTTGCTGGCCGCGCTCTGCCTGGCCGCCGCCTGCTCGTCGCAGGCCGAGCTGCCCGCCGGGCCCGACCTCATGAAGAGGTCGGCCGAGGCCATGCGGTCGGTCAAGAGCGTGGCGTTCGCGATCGCCACCGAGGGCAAGCCGCCCGTCCCGCTCAAGCGCGCCGAGGGCTCGCTGATCACCAAGGGGGACGCCAAGGGCACGGTCCAGATCGAGGTGCTCGGCATGCTGCAGGAGCTCGCGTTCGTGCTGACCGGCGACACCGTCTACTTCAAGGGCCCGACCGGCGGGTACCAGACCATGACCCGGGCGCAGCTCGCGCAGATCTACGACCCGTCGGCCATCCTCGACCCCGACAAGGGGGTGGCGCGGCTGCTGTCCGGCGCGACCGGGGCCACCACCGAGGCCGCGGAGGACGTCGAGGGCTCGCGCGCCTACCGGGTCGCGGCCACGCTGCCCCGGGACGTGGTCACCGCCGTGGTGCCGGGCGTGCGGCAGGAGGTCAAGGGCACGTTGTGGGTGGACACGGCGAGCGGGCGGCTGGTGAAGGCGAGCCTGCCGATCTCCGAGGGGGCGAACTCCGGCACGGTCCTGGTCACGCTGACCGACTACGACGCGCCGGTCACGATCGCCACGCCGGCGACGTAG
- a CDS encoding MarR family winged helix-turn-helix transcriptional regulator: MSTAESDELDHHWLSSGEQRAWRAHLSAHKLLEHRLDRELQEFGLSINDYEILVNLSESPGHRMRMSDLAEATIQSRSRLSHQIARMEASSLVCRESCADDRRGTFAVLTEHGWETIQRVAPTHVANVRYHFIDRLAPELIEALEAAYAPVVAHLLKLRAEERA; this comes from the coding sequence ATGAGCACGGCGGAATCCGATGAACTCGACCACCACTGGCTGAGCAGCGGTGAGCAGCGTGCCTGGCGGGCGCACCTGTCCGCGCACAAGCTCCTCGAACACCGGCTCGACCGGGAGCTCCAGGAGTTCGGGCTGTCGATCAACGACTACGAGATCCTGGTCAACCTGTCGGAGAGCCCCGGGCACCGCATGCGCATGAGCGACCTGGCCGAGGCGACGATCCAGTCCAGGAGCCGCCTGTCGCACCAGATCGCCCGCATGGAGGCGTCCTCCCTGGTCTGCCGGGAGAGCTGCGCCGACGACCGGCGCGGCACGTTCGCCGTGCTGACCGAGCACGGCTGGGAGACGATCCAGCGGGTCGCCCCCACGCACGTCGCCAACGTCCGCTACCACTTCATCGACCGGCTCGCCCCCGAGCTGATCGAGGCCCTGGAGGCCGCCTACGCCCCGGTCGTGGCGCATCTGCTGAAGTTGCGGGCCGAGGAGCGCGCCTAG
- the cmk gene encoding (d)CMP kinase has translation MTALVVAMDGPSGSGKSSASRGVARALGLRYLDTGAMYRAITWWMLEHGVEVGDPAAVAARAGEPALTIATDPDAPGVTVDGREVSAEIRTHEVTSAVSAVSAVPEVRARLVAEQRALIDGGDIVVEGRDIGSVVAPGAPVKVYLTASPEARARRRSAELTGTTVEAQRLAMARRDTLDSTRKADPLVMAADAVELDTTELNLDEVISEVLRLVKERT, from the coding sequence GTGACCGCACTGGTCGTCGCCATGGACGGTCCTTCGGGGTCGGGCAAGTCGAGCGCCTCGCGCGGAGTCGCGCGCGCGCTCGGGCTTCGCTATCTCGACACCGGGGCGATGTACCGTGCGATCACCTGGTGGATGCTGGAGCACGGCGTCGAGGTCGGCGATCCGGCGGCCGTGGCCGCCCGCGCCGGCGAACCCGCGCTCACCATCGCCACCGACCCCGACGCCCCTGGCGTCACGGTCGACGGGCGCGAGGTGTCCGCCGAGATCCGCACCCACGAGGTCACCTCCGCCGTGTCCGCGGTGAGCGCCGTCCCCGAGGTCCGCGCCCGGCTGGTCGCCGAGCAGCGCGCCCTCATCGACGGCGGCGACATCGTCGTGGAGGGGCGGGACATCGGCTCGGTCGTGGCTCCCGGCGCGCCGGTCAAGGTCTACCTGACGGCGAGCCCGGAGGCCCGCGCCCGGCGCCGCAGCGCCGAGCTCACCGGCACGACGGTCGAGGCGCAGCGCCTGGCGATGGCCCGGCGCGACACCCTCGACTCCACCCGCAAGGCCGACCCTCTGGTGATGGCGGCCGACGCGGTCGAACTGGACACCACGGAGCTCAACCTGGACGAGGTCATCTCCGAGGTGCTTCGACTCGTGAAGGAGCGCACCTGA
- a CDS encoding pseudouridine synthase, which yields MNSRRGTPSGDGRGRGRGDAPGSRAGAGSRGGSGGPRGGGAPRGGSRGGFRGAGDRGDAFRPEGRRGTGERGASKGGRGAFARDDDRDPRGREGSRSFEGGPRRGPSSGGSSAYGAARGGSTGRYGRRDDERGGERGGSIRAGRGGSSAAGRRADSYDRGSSYDRGASSDRRSSYDRGGFSGGDRRGASRGEGSFRDRREDDRGAPRAERGGTRGRYTRDDSGRDRPRFGREDRPRFGDDAGRDRPRFGREDAGRDRPRFNREDSGRDRPRFNREDSGRDRPRFNREDSGRDRPRFNREDSGRDRPRFGREDAGRDRPRYGREDSGRDRPARERSRESGEGRYGRDEVRTIGGAPASSRGRYGRSDEGRGAVARAGGRTGGPAGRRESGVGGRREADVRGRRGEGRPQAPRAGRGGAFKSARQPLRDPDFYPSDYTDERDTTEVPGGVRLQKVLAAAGVAARRTCEDMIGDGRVTVDGQVVRRFGARVDPAKQVIHVDGKRIPTAPDQVYFAINKPIGVISTMSDPEGRPSLADYVIDRPERLFHVGRLDTETEGLIILTNDGELAHRLTHPSFGVQKKYWAKVPGPIPRGLGRVLRDGVELEDGVVKADDFKIVQEHGQQALVEVVIHEGRKHVVRRLLEAVGHPVIDLARIEFGPVKLGRLKPGTMRTLTLKEVGDLYATVGM from the coding sequence GTGAACAGTAGGCGTGGCACCCCGTCCGGTGATGGACGCGGTCGAGGACGCGGCGACGCCCCCGGTTCCCGGGCGGGCGCGGGATCCCGTGGCGGTTCCGGCGGCCCCCGTGGAGGAGGCGCGCCCCGGGGTGGTTCCCGGGGCGGCTTCCGTGGCGCGGGCGACCGCGGAGACGCCTTCCGCCCGGAGGGGCGGCGCGGCACCGGCGAGCGTGGTGCCTCGAAGGGCGGGCGCGGCGCGTTCGCCCGTGACGACGACCGTGACCCCCGCGGGCGCGAGGGTTCCCGCTCCTTCGAGGGCGGCCCGCGGCGCGGCCCCTCCTCCGGGGGCTCCTCGGCGTACGGGGCGGCGCGGGGCGGGTCCACGGGCCGGTACGGCAGGCGGGACGACGAGCGCGGCGGCGAGCGCGGCGGGTCCATCCGCGCGGGCCGGGGCGGCTCCTCGGCCGCCGGCCGCCGGGCGGACTCCTACGACCGCGGGAGCTCCTACGACCGCGGCGCCTCCTCTGACCGGAGGAGCTCCTACGACCGCGGCGGATTCTCCGGCGGCGACCGGCGTGGCGCGTCCCGCGGCGAGGGTTCCTTCCGCGACCGCCGCGAGGACGACCGCGGCGCTCCGAGGGCCGAGCGCGGCGGCACGCGCGGCCGCTACACCCGCGACGACTCCGGCCGCGACCGCCCCCGCTTCGGGCGTGAGGACCGGCCCCGCTTCGGCGACGACGCGGGCCGTGACCGGCCGCGGTTCGGACGTGAGGACGCGGGCCGCGACCGGCCCCGCTTCAACCGGGAGGATTCCGGCCGTGACCGCCCCCGCTTCAACCGGGAGGATTCCGGCCGTGACCGCCCCCGCTTCAACCGGGAGGATTCCGGCCGTGACCGCCCCCGCTTCAACCGGGAGGATTCCGGCCGTGACCGGCCCCGCTTCGGCAGGGAGGACGCGGGCCGGGACCGGCCGCGCTACGGGCGGGAGGATTCCGGCCGTGACCGGCCCGCGCGCGAGCGGTCGCGGGAGTCCGGTGAGGGCCGGTACGGACGCGACGAGGTCCGCACCATCGGAGGCGCCCCGGCGAGCTCCCGTGGGCGCTACGGCCGCTCGGACGAGGGGCGCGGCGCGGTGGCCCGCGCGGGGGGACGGACCGGCGGCCCGGCCGGGCGGCGCGAGAGCGGCGTGGGCGGGCGGCGCGAGGCCGACGTCCGCGGGCGGCGGGGCGAAGGGCGTCCCCAGGCGCCGCGCGCCGGGCGGGGCGGGGCGTTCAAGAGCGCGCGCCAGCCGCTGCGCGACCCCGACTTCTACCCCTCCGACTACACCGACGAGCGCGACACCACCGAGGTGCCGGGCGGCGTCCGCCTGCAGAAGGTCCTCGCCGCCGCGGGCGTCGCGGCCAGGCGCACCTGCGAGGACATGATCGGCGATGGCCGCGTCACGGTGGACGGTCAGGTCGTGCGCCGCTTCGGCGCCCGCGTCGACCCGGCCAAGCAGGTCATCCACGTGGACGGCAAGCGCATTCCCACCGCCCCGGACCAGGTGTACTTCGCGATCAACAAGCCGATCGGCGTGATCAGCACGATGTCCGACCCCGAGGGCCGCCCCTCGCTGGCCGACTACGTCATCGACCGCCCCGAGCGGCTGTTCCACGTCGGCCGTCTGGACACCGAGACCGAGGGCCTGATCATCCTCACCAACGACGGCGAGCTGGCCCACCGCCTCACCCACCCGAGCTTCGGCGTGCAGAAGAAGTACTGGGCGAAGGTGCCCGGCCCGATCCCGCGCGGCCTCGGCCGGGTGCTGCGCGACGGGGTCGAGCTGGAGGACGGCGTCGTCAAGGCCGACGACTTCAAGATCGTCCAGGAGCACGGTCAGCAGGCCCTGGTGGAGGTCGTCATCCACGAGGGCCGCAAGCACGTCGTCCGCCGCCTGCTGGAGGCCGTGGGCCACCCCGTGATCGATCTGGCGCGCATCGAGTTCGGCCCCGTCAAGCTGGGCCGTCTCAAGCCGGGCACGATGCGGACGCTCACCCTCAAGGAGGTCGGCGACCTTTACGCGACCGTGGGAATGTAA
- the der gene encoding ribosome biogenesis GTPase Der, translating to MTGEYEDEGGWIAAHLAEFEEDGATPEAEPDSGPLPVVAVVGRPNVGKSTLVNRIIGRREAVVEDVPGVTRDRVTYEGLWRGRRFTLVDTGGWDPEATGMGLRIAEQAQVAVELADVILFVVDATVGVTDADETVASVLRRSGKPLVLAANKVDDQRQELEAAALWSLGLGEPQPVSALHGRSSGDLLDVLLDKMPEAPPQRFAAERGPRRIALVGKPNVGKSSLLNKLAGEERVLVDPMAGTTRDPVDELVELGGKTWRFVDTAGIRRRERQLQGADFYAGMRTKAALERSEVAVVLIDASEVLTEQDLRIISMVIESGRAMVVAFNKWDLVDEDRRYYLEKEIDRQLVRVPWALRVNISAKTGRHVDRLVPAIERALESWTTRVPTARLNAFLSELIAATPPPVRGGKQPKILFATQASTEPPKFVLFTSGFLEETYRRFLERRIREEFGFAGSPLEVTMRIRDKRGAAKKK from the coding sequence GTGACGGGGGAGTACGAGGACGAGGGCGGCTGGATCGCCGCCCACCTCGCCGAATTCGAGGAGGACGGCGCCACGCCGGAGGCGGAGCCGGATTCCGGCCCCCTGCCGGTCGTCGCCGTGGTGGGCCGCCCCAACGTGGGCAAGTCCACTTTGGTCAACCGCATCATCGGGCGCCGTGAGGCCGTCGTCGAGGACGTCCCGGGCGTCACGCGCGACCGCGTGACCTACGAAGGGCTCTGGCGGGGCCGCAGGTTCACGCTGGTCGACACCGGTGGCTGGGACCCCGAGGCCACCGGCATGGGGCTGCGCATCGCCGAGCAGGCCCAGGTCGCGGTGGAGCTGGCCGACGTGATCCTGTTCGTGGTGGACGCCACGGTCGGGGTGACCGACGCCGACGAGACCGTGGCGTCGGTGCTGCGCCGCTCGGGCAAGCCGCTCGTGCTGGCCGCCAACAAGGTGGACGACCAGCGGCAGGAGCTGGAGGCCGCGGCGCTGTGGTCGCTCGGCCTCGGCGAGCCACAGCCGGTCTCGGCCCTGCACGGCCGCTCCAGCGGCGACCTGCTGGACGTCCTGCTGGACAAGATGCCCGAGGCGCCGCCGCAGCGGTTCGCCGCCGAGCGCGGCCCGCGCAGGATCGCCCTGGTCGGCAAGCCGAACGTCGGCAAGTCGTCGCTGCTCAACAAGCTCGCCGGCGAGGAGCGCGTGCTGGTCGACCCCATGGCGGGCACCACCCGCGACCCGGTGGACGAGCTGGTCGAGCTGGGCGGCAAGACCTGGCGTTTCGTCGACACCGCGGGCATCCGCCGCCGGGAGCGCCAGCTCCAGGGCGCCGACTTCTACGCGGGCATGCGCACCAAGGCCGCGCTGGAGCGGTCCGAGGTCGCCGTCGTGCTCATCGACGCCTCCGAGGTGCTCACCGAGCAGGACCTGCGCATCATCAGCATGGTGATCGAGTCGGGGCGCGCCATGGTGGTGGCGTTCAACAAGTGGGACCTGGTGGACGAGGACCGCCGGTACTACCTGGAGAAAGAGATCGACCGCCAGCTCGTCCGCGTGCCGTGGGCGCTGCGCGTGAACATCTCCGCCAAGACCGGGCGGCACGTCGACCGCCTCGTCCCGGCGATCGAGCGCGCCCTGGAGTCGTGGACGACCCGCGTCCCCACCGCCCGGCTCAACGCCTTCCTGTCGGAGCTCATCGCGGCCACTCCGCCGCCCGTGCGCGGCGGCAAGCAGCCCAAGATCCTGTTCGCGACGCAGGCGTCGACCGAGCCGCCCAAGTTCGTGCTGTTCACCTCCGGCTTCCTGGAGGAGACCTACCGGCGCTTCCTGGAACGCCGCATCCGCGAGGAGTTCGGCTTCGCGGGCTCGCCGCTGGAGGTCACCATGAGGATCCGCGACAAGCGGGGCGCCGCGAAGAAGAAGTGA
- a CDS encoding prephenate dehydrogenase — protein MNAEPRAIETVLIVGTGLIGTSVALALREHGVTVALADRDPAAVRLASELGAGAAWSQDGPPVDLAVIAVPPQYVAQWLLDLQKTGAARFYTDVASVKALPIAQAAALGCDMSSYVAGHPLAGRERSGPAAARADIFLGRPWAYCPAPESAPEAVAAVLSLIDLCGANPVPVEPSAHDEAVALVSHAPHVAASAVAARLAEASETALGLAGPGVRDVTRVAGGDPRLWTVILSGNARPVAEVLEAVADDLHAAARALREVAVGDGAQAGPAIGEVTDLLRRGNTGQSRIPGKHGGPPRSYAVVQVLVGDRPGELARLFQVAKDAGVNIEDVRLEHAPGLPLGAAELSVQPEAAEALAEALRAHGWHVP, from the coding sequence GTGAACGCCGAGCCCCGGGCCATCGAGACCGTGCTGATCGTCGGCACGGGCCTCATCGGCACGTCCGTCGCCCTCGCGCTGCGCGAGCACGGGGTGACGGTCGCGCTCGCCGACCGCGATCCCGCGGCCGTGCGCCTGGCCAGCGAGCTCGGCGCGGGCGCCGCGTGGTCCCAGGACGGCCCGCCCGTCGATCTTGCGGTGATCGCCGTGCCGCCGCAGTACGTGGCCCAGTGGCTGCTCGACCTGCAGAAGACCGGCGCCGCCCGGTTCTACACCGACGTGGCCAGCGTCAAGGCCCTGCCCATCGCCCAGGCGGCCGCGCTCGGCTGCGACATGTCCAGCTACGTCGCCGGGCACCCGCTCGCCGGGCGGGAGCGCTCCGGCCCGGCCGCGGCGCGCGCCGACATCTTCCTCGGCCGCCCGTGGGCGTACTGCCCGGCTCCCGAGTCCGCGCCCGAGGCGGTCGCGGCGGTGCTGTCGCTGATCGATCTGTGCGGGGCCAACCCCGTGCCGGTCGAGCCGTCCGCGCACGACGAGGCCGTGGCCCTGGTCTCCCACGCCCCGCACGTCGCCGCCTCCGCGGTCGCGGCCCGGCTGGCCGAGGCGTCGGAGACGGCGCTCGGCCTGGCGGGGCCGGGCGTGCGGGACGTGACGCGCGTCGCCGGGGGCGACCCCCGGCTGTGGACGGTGATCCTGTCGGGCAACGCCCGCCCGGTGGCCGAGGTCCTGGAGGCGGTCGCCGACGACCTGCACGCCGCCGCGCGGGCGCTGCGGGAGGTCGCGGTGGGCGACGGCGCCCAGGCGGGCCCGGCGATCGGCGAGGTCACCGACCTGCTGCGGCGCGGCAACACCGGCCAGAGCAGGATCCCCGGCAAGCACGGCGGCCCCCCGAGGTCGTACGCCGTGGTGCAGGTGCTGGTCGGCGACCGTCCCGGCGAGCTGGCCCGCCTGTTCCAGGTGGCCAAGGACGCCGGGGTCAACATCGAGGACGTCCGCCTGGAGCACGCTCCCGGCCTCCCGCTGGGCGCCGCCGAGCTGTCGGTGCAGCCCGAGGCGGCCGAGGCGCTGGCCGAGGCGCTGCGCGCGCACGGCTGGCACGTGCCCTAG
- the aroH gene encoding chorismate mutase gives MVRAVRGAVQVEADTREAILAGVTELVTAVMERNALTTDDVISVIFTATPDLTSEFPALAARKLGFHDVPLICASEIDVPGALPRVVRLMAHIETARPRQEIQHVYLKGAAALRVDIAQ, from the coding sequence ATGGTGCGCGCGGTCCGGGGCGCCGTCCAGGTCGAGGCCGACACGCGGGAGGCCATCCTGGCGGGGGTGACCGAGCTGGTCACCGCGGTCATGGAGCGCAACGCCCTGACCACCGACGACGTGATCAGCGTGATCTTCACCGCCACGCCGGACCTCACCTCCGAGTTCCCGGCCCTGGCCGCGCGCAAGCTCGGCTTCCACGACGTGCCGCTGATCTGCGCGAGCGAGATCGACGTGCCGGGCGCGCTGCCCCGCGTGGTGCGCCTGATGGCCCACATCGAGACGGCCAGGCCCCGGCAGGAGATCCAGCACGTCTACCTCAAGGGCGCGGCCGCGCTGAGGGTGGACATCGCGCAGTGA